One window of the Benincasa hispida cultivar B227 chromosome 3, ASM972705v1, whole genome shotgun sequence genome contains the following:
- the LOC120073708 gene encoding uncharacterized protein LOC120073708 yields MQEEFGQFERNKVLELVPRPICTNVIGTKWVFKNKTDANGIVTRNKAHLVAVILKLKSALLNRYLNEEVYMEWLKGFIDSVHPDYVFRLRKALHGLKQAPQIGNQCVNRQLLGKIKQAAHHSERERERDKEEVDLAKEENLAGFALNLAGKWSMIGSFLYLTARRSDIAFVVGVCARYQNKTRNSHLLSVKHIIKYTYGTSEYEILYTFDTNSSLVGHFDVDWVGSSEDQKHF; encoded by the exons ATGCAAGAAGAatttggtcagtttgaaaggAATAAGGTGTTGGAGCTAGTTCCTCGACCTATATGTACAAATGTGATTGGAACTAAGTGGGTCTTCAAAAACAAGACTGACGCTAATGGCATAGTCACTAGAAACAAAGCTCATCTTGTAGCCGTTATTCTCAAATTGAAG aGTGCCTTGTTGAATAGGTACTTGAATGAAGAGGTGTACATGGAATGGCTTAAGGGATTTATTGATTCTGTCCACCCTGATTATGTGTTCAGACTTAGGAAAGCCCTGCATGGCCTAAAACAAGCTCCTCAAATTG GAAATCAGTGCGTAaacaggcagctgcttgggaagattaAGCAGGCGGCTCACCAtagtgagcgagagcgagaacgAGATAAGGAAGAGGTGGATCTCGCTAAGGAGGAAAATCTCGCTGGTTTTGCActgaatctcgctggaaagtg GAGTATGATTGGAAGTTTCTTATATCTTACAGCAAGAAGATCTGATATAGCCTTTGTTGTGGGAGTTTGTGCTAGATACCAAAACAAGACCAGAAACAGTCATTTGCTAAGTGTTAAACATATTATCAAATATACCTATGGGACTAGTGAGTATGAAATTTTGTATACTTTTGATACTAATAGCTCTCTTGTTGGACATTTTGATGTAGATTGGGTCGGAAGTTCAGAAGATCAAAAGCACTTCTAG
- the LOC120073709 gene encoding uncharacterized protein LOC120073709, with protein MSYAGESTDFINSILNPGGNRSNPSNQDQKNLNVVNSEGNNHSIDVLSNVVTSRVLNEDDITQNESSPRETVFPFERVEIENETKNNHPVEFADVTINEIVEKTPDDSNEENESEDVSDFAKDISDDNIPINYLPDIPPKTQEKQLAEQTKKKRIFMERDLFEQAQDFLEIMDLLVKVDMVITFLNLCGYYPRLIDEFYVNLPNQLGKANSPEFCKVHVRGHYFIFTAALINKYLDRCVPENVTELRHSMSDLVFELTGGVKRSWPSKGAKFNYSTYVVNQIKRHIGSHATKVPLCFPRLIYGIFLAQKHDILTYLDVLCPVPSAISFSYQLYQGKHVPDLIHIEIFVANIGPIRKFLQTSCVDDLLIFLRGSFVDPDQGTSSSAQDVDVAADDQ; from the exons ATGAGTTATGCTGGTGAAAGTACCGATTTTATTAATAGTATTCTCAACCCTGGAGGGAATCGTTCTAACCCTAGTAACCAAGATCAGAAGAACCTTAATGTTGTAAATTCTGAAGGAAATAATCATTCAATTGATGTTTTATCAAATGTTGTTACATCTAGGGTTTTAAATGAGGATGATATTACTCAAAATGAGTCTAGCCCTAGGGAGACTGTGTTTCCCTTTGAGCGtgttgaaattgaaaatgagaCGAAGAATAATCATCCTGTTGAGTTTGCTGATGTGACTATTAATGAGATTGTGGAGAAAACCCCAGATGattcaaatgaagaaaatgaaagtgaAGACGTGTCAGATTTTGCTAAGGACATATCAGATGACAACATCCCAATTAACTA TCTTCCTGATATTCCTCCTAAAACTCAAGAGAAGCAACTAGCTGAGCAAACCAAGAAAAA GAGAATTTTCATGGAAAGAGATTTGTTTGAACAAGCTCAAGATTTCCTTGAGATTATGGATCTGTTGGTGAAGGTTGACATGGTGATAACTTTTCTAAATCTGTGTGGTTACTATCCACGCTTGATTGAtgaattttatgtaaatttaccCAATCAGTTAGGGAAAGCTAATAGTCCAGAGTTCTGTAAAGTTCATGTGAGAGGTCATTACTTCATTTTTACTGCTGCTTTGATAAACAAGTATCTTGATCGTTGTGTCCCTGAGAATGTTACTGAACTGAGACATTCTATGTCTGATCTGGTGTTTGAGTTGACTGGAGGAGTGAAAAGATCTTGGCCTTCAAAAG GTGCTAAATTCAACTATAGTACTTATGTGGTTAATCAGATCAAGAGACATATTGGTTCTCATGCCACCAAGGTCCCCTTATGCTTTCCACGTCTTATTTATGGGATTTTCTTAGCCCAAAAACATGATATCTTAACTTATTTAGATGTTCTTTGTCCTGTGCCTTCTGCCATATCCTTCAGCTATCAATTATATCAAGGAAAACATGTGCCTGACTTGATTCACATAGAGATTTTTGTTGCTAATATTGGTCCTAttaggaagtttcttcaaactTCTTGTG TTGATGATTTGTTGATCTTTCTTCGTGGGTCTTTTGTTGATCCTGATCAGGGGACTAGCTCTAGCGCACAGGATGTTGATGTTGCTGCTGATGATCAATGA